One genomic window of Vibrio mangrovi includes the following:
- a CDS encoding nucleotidyltransferase domain-containing protein: MQLPVIDPNIPFQQQYQPVIRSLVAYLKAGLKDNLHSVYVYGSVARKTARPGHSNLDVIVVTHSAFDSQKTTIFNTLRWRFKKDYPFVTDVSIETALVEEVASLDSLFSWGFLLRHCAVCIYGPDLAECFGYYEPSWEIAKFWNMDVADWVSYYRDKIAKSKAPDEQVKAQQNIAKKLLRASYSLVMYKDKQWIDDPLTCGEQFLQYHPEKKTDVERLGILLKTRRVIPKRSVIGLLDDYGHWLVKQYQKTEFRIG, translated from the coding sequence ATGCAATTACCAGTGATTGATCCGAACATTCCTTTTCAGCAGCAGTATCAGCCGGTTATCCGTTCTCTCGTTGCTTATCTGAAGGCTGGCCTGAAAGATAATTTACACAGCGTTTATGTGTATGGCAGCGTGGCACGAAAAACTGCTCGTCCAGGGCATTCGAATCTGGATGTTATTGTGGTGACCCACAGTGCTTTCGATAGTCAGAAAACGACGATTTTCAATACATTACGCTGGCGTTTTAAAAAAGATTACCCCTTTGTTACCGATGTTTCGATTGAAACTGCTTTGGTAGAAGAGGTGGCTTCTCTGGACAGTCTTTTCTCGTGGGGATTTCTGCTCCGCCACTGTGCGGTTTGTATTTATGGTCCGGATCTGGCGGAGTGTTTTGGTTATTATGAACCCAGTTGGGAGATCGCCAAATTCTGGAATATGGATGTTGCAGACTGGGTGAGTTACTACCGGGATAAAATTGCTAAATCTAAAGCGCCGGATGAACAGGTGAAAGCTCAGCAGAATATTGCCAAAAAACTACTGCGGGCCAGCTACTCTCTGGTGATGTACAAAGATAAACAGTGGATTGATGACCCGCTTACGTGCGGTGAGCAGTTTTTGCAGTATCATCCGGAAAAGAAGACCGATGTTGAACGGTTGGGTATTTTACTGAAGACCCGGCGGGTTATCCCGAAACGCTCAGTCATCGGCTTGTTAGACGATTATGGTCACTGGTTGGTGAAACAGTATCAGAAAACCGAGTTCCGTATCGGGTAA
- a CDS encoding HI1450 family dsDNA-mimic protein, giving the protein MDQLISYDDAIDTAYDIFLEMAPDNLEPADIILFTTQFDDRGAAELVDVADDWAGQVGFDVDKETYAEVHIGLVNEENDTLDDIFARMLISRDPQQKFCHIFWKRD; this is encoded by the coding sequence ATGGACCAACTCATTTCTTACGATGACGCCATTGATACGGCATACGACATTTTTCTGGAAATGGCTCCGGATAACCTCGAACCTGCAGATATCATTCTGTTTACGACGCAGTTTGATGATCGTGGTGCAGCAGAGCTGGTTGACGTTGCGGATGACTGGGCCGGACAAGTCGGCTTCGATGTCGATAAAGAAACTTATGCAGAAGTTCATATCGGGCTGGTCAACGAAGAGAATGATACGTTGGACGACATTTTTGCCCGGATGCTGATTAGCCGTGATCCTCAACAGAAATTCTGTCATATATTCTGGAAAAGAGACTAG
- the efpL gene encoding elongation factor P-like protein EfpL encodes MPKASDIKKGFVVDTNGKMLLVKDIEITTPGGRGGAKIYKFRCTDLTTGARVDERFKSDDVMETVDMTKRPVSFSYVDGDEYIFMDTEDFTQYTFKQADIADELLFINEETQGIYVVLVNGKVVALDLPASVELVIEETDPSIKGASASARTKPARFATGLVVQVPEYIATGDRVVVNTTERKFMNRA; translated from the coding sequence ATGCCGAAGGCAAGTGATATTAAAAAAGGCTTTGTCGTCGATACCAATGGCAAAATGCTATTGGTTAAAGATATTGAAATTACCACACCCGGTGGCCGCGGGGGAGCAAAAATCTATAAGTTTCGCTGCACCGATTTAACAACCGGTGCCCGGGTCGATGAACGATTCAAATCTGATGATGTTATGGAAACCGTTGATATGACCAAACGTCCGGTCAGTTTCTCATACGTTGATGGTGACGAATATATCTTCATGGATACCGAAGACTTTACTCAGTACACCTTTAAACAAGCAGACATCGCTGACGAATTGTTATTCATTAATGAAGAAACTCAGGGAATATATGTAGTACTGGTCAATGGTAAAGTCGTTGCGTTAGATCTGCCTGCCTCAGTCGAGCTGGTAATTGAAGAAACGGATCCTTCGATAAAAGGAGCTTCAGCATCAGCAAGAACTAAGCCTGCCCGCTTTGCAACAGGTCTGGTTGTACAGGTACCTGAATATATCGCAACGGGTGATCGCGTCGTGGTAAACACGACTGAACGTAAATTCATGAACCGGGCATAA